Proteins encoded within one genomic window of Trichoderma asperellum chromosome 2, complete sequence:
- a CDS encoding uncharacterized protein (EggNog:ENOG41), translating into MSLMTEGEGTAGLDEDMVKVLNQLKQAGGLDKFARLDTTVTVIDAFTMLNDFDTADLLSGRRDDVTPEDERTVSDLMVDQIEFADVIILNKIDMVKFRRSKNLY; encoded by the exons ATGAGTCTGATGACCGAGGGCGAGGGTACGGCTGGCTTAGATGAGGACATGGTCAAAGTATTGAACCAGCT GAAGCAAGCTGGTGGACTTGATAAGTTTGCTCGCTTGGATACCACGGTGACAGTCATTGATGCCTTCACTATGCTCAATGACTTTGATACGGCGGATTTGTTATCTGGTCGAAGAGACGATGTTACTCCAGAAGATGAGAGAACTGTATCGGACCTCATGGTTGACCAGATTGAGTTTGCTGATGTGATTATCTTGAACAAGATCGATATGGTAAAGTTTAGACGCAGCAAGAATTTATATTGA